Proteins co-encoded in one Natrarchaeobius halalkaliphilus genomic window:
- a CDS encoding ATP-dependent DNA helicase, with protein MSKARMADSNWRAVFGHEEPYDEQVDGIETTIDTARDGGYTVIEGACGTGKTMIALTAGIDLVRDPDTDYERVLVLTSVKQQLRQFETDLETINDALPDDSRPVSGLTLVGKADVCPYNRERVAGFDDGNVYDRCETLRDRTRDITGEGGETTAGSLAGRARSQQIGLADSGTRDTGGTFLETTGEATPYPRQLPEYSDGGPVGAETEYCPFYARYLEDLPEEGSDSDSAEAVPYDFTTAGAVTPEDLVAQSVRHGTCPHSVMGAVLGHVEVVVGNYYHAFDPRTVGSFTGALLDESTFVVCDEAHMLEPRVRNLVSEGITDTSLRDAETELSRVIQPVKFEREGRQVEGGSKTADADLVRAELNDSEVSIEDLDRTLEFVQDLRSELDRRVTAHLDRKWGGWKSDIAALEDDEVPLRDPAEPAEDELSEWAREAGYGDADWTRAEAVGAVVERILNEAESEDRTRSSPAVGRVLGEWYRRGHTDHFREIELERTWNETEPADSWRRAYTARLALHNCVPSDAIGSRLASFGGGILMSATLEPMAAFTEVTGLDYLEREEDRPVVERRYGLHFPAENRESFAVAAPKFTYDNRGSVDESNPTRTHYVRAISKAAALPGNVLVAMPSYTEAEWIADVLCDRLDKPVLRDASSDDEATESLKSDFFAGEGKVLVTSLRGTLTEGVDYSGDRLSAAVVCGVPIVNTSSPRTKAVRRAYDDEFEDGFVYALTIPAVRKARQAIGRVIRSPDDVGVRVLLDERYARESWDSVRPYLPDDGEFQPVSPDMLELGLERFRSRLD; from the coding sequence ATGAGTAAGGCAAGAATGGCGGATTCGAACTGGCGTGCGGTGTTCGGCCACGAAGAACCCTACGACGAGCAAGTCGACGGCATCGAGACGACGATCGACACCGCTCGAGACGGCGGCTATACGGTCATCGAAGGAGCCTGTGGTACCGGGAAGACGATGATTGCGCTCACCGCGGGCATCGATCTCGTTCGCGATCCCGACACCGACTACGAGCGCGTCCTCGTTCTCACGAGCGTCAAACAGCAACTGCGCCAGTTCGAGACCGACCTCGAGACGATCAACGACGCCCTTCCCGACGACTCCCGGCCGGTCTCCGGGCTCACGCTCGTCGGGAAGGCCGACGTCTGTCCGTACAACCGCGAGCGGGTGGCGGGATTCGACGACGGGAACGTCTACGACCGCTGTGAGACACTTCGGGATCGAACCAGGGATATCACCGGCGAGGGCGGCGAGACGACCGCCGGAAGCCTGGCCGGACGCGCTCGCAGCCAGCAGATCGGCCTCGCGGACAGCGGCACTCGAGACACCGGCGGAACCTTCCTCGAGACCACGGGCGAGGCGACGCCCTACCCGCGCCAGCTACCCGAGTACAGCGACGGCGGTCCCGTCGGCGCCGAAACCGAGTACTGCCCGTTCTATGCGCGCTACCTCGAGGATCTTCCAGAAGAGGGAAGCGACAGTGACAGCGCCGAAGCGGTTCCGTACGATTTCACGACGGCGGGAGCGGTCACGCCGGAGGATCTGGTCGCACAGAGCGTCCGTCACGGCACGTGCCCGCATTCGGTGATGGGTGCCGTCCTCGGCCACGTCGAGGTCGTCGTCGGCAACTACTACCACGCGTTCGATCCGCGGACCGTCGGCTCTTTTACGGGAGCATTGCTCGACGAGTCGACGTTCGTCGTCTGCGACGAGGCACACATGCTCGAGCCTCGCGTGCGAAACCTGGTTAGCGAGGGGATTACGGATACGTCCCTCAGGGATGCAGAGACCGAACTCTCTCGGGTTATTCAGCCCGTCAAGTTCGAACGGGAGGGTCGGCAGGTCGAAGGAGGATCCAAGACCGCCGACGCCGACCTGGTTCGAGCGGAACTGAACGACAGCGAGGTCTCGATCGAAGACCTCGACAGGACCCTCGAGTTCGTCCAGGATCTCCGGAGCGAACTCGATCGACGAGTGACCGCACATCTCGACCGGAAATGGGGGGGTTGGAAATCCGACATCGCTGCTCTCGAAGACGACGAAGTCCCGCTTCGAGATCCGGCCGAACCGGCCGAAGACGAACTCTCCGAATGGGCTCGTGAGGCCGGCTACGGCGACGCTGACTGGACCCGAGCCGAAGCCGTCGGTGCCGTCGTCGAACGTATCCTCAACGAAGCCGAAAGCGAGGACCGGACCCGGAGTTCGCCTGCGGTCGGTCGCGTGCTCGGAGAGTGGTATCGTCGCGGACACACCGATCACTTTCGCGAGATCGAACTCGAGCGCACCTGGAACGAGACCGAGCCCGCCGACTCGTGGCGTCGCGCGTACACCGCGCGACTCGCGTTACACAACTGCGTTCCGAGCGATGCCATCGGTTCGCGGCTCGCGTCCTTCGGCGGCGGAATTCTGATGAGTGCGACGCTCGAGCCGATGGCGGCGTTCACCGAGGTTACCGGGCTCGACTACCTCGAACGTGAGGAAGATCGTCCGGTCGTCGAACGGCGCTACGGGCTGCACTTTCCCGCGGAGAACCGCGAGAGCTTCGCCGTTGCCGCTCCGAAGTTCACGTACGATAACCGGGGTTCCGTCGATGAATCGAACCCGACGCGGACCCACTACGTGCGTGCGATTTCGAAAGCGGCGGCGCTCCCCGGAAACGTTCTCGTGGCGATGCCGAGTTACACCGAAGCCGAGTGGATCGCGGACGTTCTCTGCGACCGTCTCGACAAGCCGGTCTTGCGCGACGCCTCGAGCGACGACGAGGCGACCGAATCGCTAAAGAGCGACTTCTTCGCCGGGGAGGGGAAAGTGCTCGTGACGAGTCTCCGCGGGACGCTGACGGAGGGAGTCGACTACAGCGGTGACAGACTCTCGGCGGCGGTCGTCTGTGGCGTTCCGATCGTCAACACCTCGAGCCCGCGGACGAAAGCCGTCAGGCGAGCCTACGACGACGAGTTCGAGGACGGCTTCGTTTACGCGTTGACCATCCCCGCGGTCCGGAAGGCCCGACAGGCTATCGGCCGGGTGATCCGGTCGCCCGACGACGTCGGCGTTCGCGTCCTGCTAGACGAACGGTACGCACGCGAGAGCTGGGACTCCGTTCGACCGTACCTTCCCGACGACGGCGAGTTCCAACCGGTCAGTCCCGACATGCTCGAGTTAGGACTCGAGCGATTTCGCTCTCGACTCGATTGA
- a CDS encoding GNAT family N-acetyltransferase — MTAFVRVATRDDSLEVRRILDAAMLEPGNVEARIHNGEVLVAGDRRARSTGSARANAVHGDGRTRSDDSREAERLLGALVLEPHGNQPGAHVSAVGVRRRHRGRGIGSALVERALEDEGRLTARFDDRVRPFYERLGFSIESIDGERHRGIAVADKRS, encoded by the coding sequence ATGACCGCCTTCGTTCGCGTCGCGACCCGGGACGATTCGCTCGAGGTGCGTCGGATCCTCGACGCGGCGATGCTCGAGCCGGGCAACGTCGAAGCGCGAATCCACAACGGTGAGGTCCTCGTCGCAGGCGACCGACGCGCCAGATCGACCGGGAGTGCTCGAGCGAACGCAGTTCACGGCGATGGAAGGACGAGAAGCGACGATTCCAGGGAGGCCGAACGCCTCCTGGGCGCGCTCGTCCTCGAACCCCACGGCAACCAGCCTGGCGCACACGTCTCGGCCGTCGGAGTCCGTCGCCGTCACCGGGGGCGCGGTATCGGGAGCGCACTGGTCGAACGTGCGCTCGAGGACGAGGGGCGGCTCACGGCGCGATTCGACGACCGCGTGCGGCCGTTTTACGAGCGGCTGGGCTTTTCGATCGAATCGATCGACGGCGAGCGCCACCGCGGCATCGCTGTCGCCGACAAACGATCCTGA
- a CDS encoding nitrite/sulfite reductase translates to MNTTERYKQEKHPLDVIDDVYEYAEDGLDFEEIEARAGDGEWERLKWAGMYAQKQEGYFMIRTKVPGGKLTPAQAEVIGEVTDDLAVAPEEYGGQQQNELWGDAYLDITTRQDIQKHWIRIEDVPEMWERYDEVGLTTVQGCGDSARNVLGCPAAGLDDHECFNAQPVVDAVSEYFTGNREYANLPRKFKLTITGCAHDCAQSQINDIGLVPAKKQLEDEHVYGFHARVGGGLSDGPRMASELDVFVRPEDAVEFCRAVAQTFKELGDRTNRGVCRMRYLVEQMGPEAFEQAIRDRCTVELPTDGQNLTVGYQGDHVGVHDQKQGGLQYVGFNVIAGRMGGDEFAQAARAAEKYGTEDASVRLATDQNFLISHIPEENVEDLLAEPFAQEYQPDPGAFSRGAVGCTGNEFCNYAIIETKKRTKRWARELDERIDVPDDIDAIRMHMSGCSASCAQPQIADIGFRGETVKLDENGQSPRAQDGESDIVEGMDFGLGGSLGADNEFLDWVESAVPADAVIPALEQLFDAFADERHDGEEFYSWCRRVDNERLRQTMQDADAPVARGVAHGD, encoded by the coding sequence ATGAACACGACTGAACGGTACAAACAGGAGAAACACCCTCTTGACGTCATCGACGACGTCTACGAGTACGCGGAGGACGGACTCGACTTCGAGGAGATCGAAGCCCGTGCCGGCGACGGTGAGTGGGAACGCCTGAAATGGGCTGGAATGTACGCCCAGAAGCAGGAGGGCTACTTCATGATCCGGACCAAGGTTCCGGGCGGCAAGCTCACGCCGGCGCAGGCCGAAGTGATCGGGGAGGTCACCGACGACCTCGCCGTCGCACCCGAGGAGTACGGCGGCCAGCAGCAAAACGAACTGTGGGGGGACGCCTACCTCGACATCACTACCCGACAGGACATCCAGAAACACTGGATCCGTATCGAGGACGTCCCGGAGATGTGGGAGCGCTACGACGAGGTCGGTCTGACGACCGTCCAGGGCTGTGGGGACTCGGCACGGAACGTGCTTGGCTGCCCCGCAGCGGGTCTCGACGACCACGAGTGTTTCAACGCCCAGCCGGTCGTCGACGCCGTCTCGGAGTACTTCACCGGAAACCGCGAGTACGCCAACCTTCCCCGAAAGTTCAAGCTCACGATCACCGGCTGCGCCCACGACTGCGCACAGTCACAGATCAACGACATCGGACTCGTTCCCGCAAAGAAACAACTCGAGGACGAGCACGTCTACGGCTTTCACGCCCGCGTCGGCGGTGGCCTCTCGGACGGGCCACGCATGGCCTCCGAACTCGACGTGTTCGTTCGACCCGAGGACGCCGTCGAGTTCTGTCGAGCCGTTGCCCAGACGTTCAAAGAACTCGGCGACCGCACAAACCGCGGCGTCTGTCGAATGCGGTATCTCGTCGAACAGATGGGTCCCGAGGCGTTCGAACAGGCCATTCGAGACCGCTGTACCGTCGAGTTGCCGACCGACGGCCAGAACCTGACCGTCGGCTATCAGGGCGACCACGTCGGCGTCCACGACCAGAAACAGGGCGGACTGCAGTACGTCGGGTTCAACGTCATCGCCGGTCGCATGGGCGGCGACGAGTTCGCCCAGGCGGCCCGCGCCGCAGAGAAGTACGGCACGGAGGATGCCTCCGTCCGGCTCGCGACCGATCAGAACTTCCTCATCAGCCACATCCCCGAGGAGAACGTCGAGGACCTTCTGGCGGAACCCTTCGCACAGGAGTACCAGCCCGATCCCGGCGCGTTCTCCCGCGGAGCCGTCGGCTGTACCGGAAACGAGTTCTGTAACTACGCGATCATCGAGACGAAAAAGCGCACCAAGCGCTGGGCGCGCGAACTCGACGAGCGAATCGACGTCCCCGACGACATCGACGCCATCCGAATGCACATGTCCGGTTGTTCGGCCTCCTGTGCACAGCCACAGATCGCTGACATCGGCTTCCGTGGCGAGACCGTCAAGCTGGACGAAAACGGCCAAAGCCCGCGAGCGCAGGACGGCGAGTCCGATATCGTCGAGGGGATGGACTTCGGACTCGGCGGCTCCCTCGGCGCGGACAACGAGTTCCTGGATTGGGTCGAGAGCGCCGTTCCCGCCGACGCCGTAATCCCCGCTCTCGAGCAGCTGTTCGACGCCTTTGCCGACGAGCGCCACGACGGCGAGGAGTTCTACTCCTGGTGTCGTCGCGTCGACAACGAGCGTCTGCGCCAGACCATGCAAGACGCCGACGCTCCCGTCGCACGAGGTGTTGCCCATGGGGACTGA